The Cucurbita pepo subsp. pepo cultivar mu-cu-16 chromosome LG15, ASM280686v2, whole genome shotgun sequence genome contains the following window.
AGCCCAAAGATTTGAACCTAACACTTTTAAACTTTGGTCCTCAATTTGGTTGGCAAGCAAGTGAAGTGGACCAATAGCGTAAATAGACTGAAGGATGGAAGAAAGAGAATTCAAAACATCTCGTTCAAGTGGTTCATATGTGTTTATTATAATCGCAGAAGCTTCTTGAGATCTTTTCATTTGTTGAGTGAGGAAATTTAGCATGATATCATCTGGGTTTGTAGTTCTAATAAAACTAGGAAGGTCTCTCAAAcgtatatttttcatttcatccgTCCATTCTATTGTATTTTCCAAATATCCATTTGTGATATGACTCGCATCTGTTCACAAATAAATaagtcaaaattcaaataaaggcaagtctcaaattaaaaaattagttaaattacatCTACTTAATAGATTttattgtttcaattttatatataatagatgagggaattttttaaaatttcaaatagatCAAGAacttattaataaaaaaaaaactccaaatcTTTACgtatacaaaattgaaagttattcattataaactttttaagggtaatgaaaagtttataaattttattaactgTTTCTTAGTTGAGAaacttattttaatcaaataaactatttaaacTTGCaacttaattataaaaaaaatgacttcaaaacaacaaacaatattCAAACTTAAATCATACCTTGGAGTGGTACCAAACCTTTTTTAATGACCTCACGATAATGCATATAACCCAAATAGCCACAAGCACTGGCGGTCCAAAACAAAGCATaaggaattttaaatttattggcGGCCAACATAGAGAAAGACATGACAGCATCTCCAACAATGCAGCTAACCGGCGGGATGTCACCAGCTGAATTAAGCTGAGAAATAAGATCACAAAAAGGAGCTAAACAATTCTTGGAGGTGGATTGACAAAGCGAAGGAATATCTTGAGTAGAATTGGCATCGGAGAACGGAAGGCCATCGGGGATAGTTCGAAATTCAAAATCTAGCAAGCCATCGAGCGAATCGGGGCCTCTCGACTTGAGCAGACGCCTATGATTGTACTCGGTGTTAACGAAAGTTATGTGGAAGCCTCTATGATGGAGAAGCTTAGCCAACCTTAGCATAGGGTTGATATGGCCTTGAGCTGGATATGGGATGCACACAGCATGTGGTTTATCAGCTTTTGAGGATGAACCCATCTTTTGATTGCTTGGCTCAGTTTTGGGAGATGGAAAGGAAGAAACTGAAACATCTTATAGGCTGCACAAGCAAggatatttcattattttcttaatttattggCTGACGTTTGGGACACGAAACATATGGATATccgaaaaagaacaaaaaacgaGGTAAAATTATTACATCTGCCAACTTATCGTCATGTTATTATAATGAATAGCTTCatacattattaattatgataaaaaaaaatttaatttatatctcCGATATCTTGgaatcttaatttaattataccttcgttaaattattttagacgattattagttaaataataGGTTTACTTTGTAAAGacaacaattttatattttatattaaaaaaatttcaagttgttTGACATGTGTAcgagatttgaatttgatagtattttcatcatcatgttttttaattttaattaacgtcaccttaatataaaaataataaatgtaagGTTCATTCACCACtatataatagaaaattagCAAAATGACTAGGAGTGTATGTCGATTGGGTTGGATTGCGTTCGAGAAAATTTTTGGaccaacttaaaattttgagttgtccgattgctttgttcttttaattattgaaaaaaattctatttatgCACGATACATGttacataataattaaaatgtaacaacccaagcccactgcggttcgttcccctttccaaccgatgggatctcacaattcgcTCCCATGGCGGCCAAGCATCCTTGTTCGTACACTGCTCGGTGAATGACtttgataacatttgtaacaacccaagcccacccattagtagatattgtca
Protein-coding sequences here:
- the LOC111811474 gene encoding 7-deoxyloganetin glucosyltransferase-like, producing the protein MGSSSKADKPHAVCIPYPAQGHINPMLRLAKLLHHRGFHITFVNTEYNHRRLLKSRGPDSLDGLLDFEFRTIPDGLPFSDANSTQDIPSLCQSTSKNCLAPFCDLISQLNSAGDIPPVSCIVGDAVMSFSMLAANKFKIPYALFWTASACGYLGYMHYREVIKKGLVPLQDASHITNGYLENTIEWTDEMKNIRLRDLPSFIRTTNPDDIMLNFLTQQMKRSQEASAIIINTYEPLERDVLNSLSSILQSIYAIGPLHLLANQIEDQSLKVLGSNLWAEEPKCVEWLNSKEPNSVVYVNFGSITVMTPEQLIEFAWGLAXELYEILCEIPHRLEMGTKDSLRGYGNLSPSRCVLKL